The sequence ACGAGGCCTGCACGACTTGTCTGAACTGCTTCATCTATTGCCCGGATGCCTGCTGGCATTTGGATGACAAGACCGAGCAGATGGTGTGGAACGCCGATTACTGCAAGGGCTGCATGATTTGTGTCAACGAGTGCCCTGCGAACTGTCTCTCGACGGTAAACGAGC is a genomic window of bacterium containing:
- a CDS encoding 4Fe-4S binding protein; translated protein: MSRFIIPKHLEVPLGACLPAPVKEQPGMITGNWRTERPVIDHEACTTCLNCFIYCPDACWHLDDKTEQMVWNADYCKGCMICVNECPANCLSTVNELEFPDGVVRLEKPF